A single window of Haloferax marinisediminis DNA harbors:
- a CDS encoding aminotransferase class V-fold PLP-dependent enzyme, which produces MTPDDLRASIPALDDVVYLNTGAHGPSPQRVVERATQFLEHHEYVSPSQEGPYPTAFDAYEDVREDVAAFVGAETDEIALTQSTQDGINRIATALDWSPGDVVVRTDLEHPAGILPWRNLERQGVEVRVVESEAGRLDIDQYTEAVQGADLVCFSAVTWNFGTRLPVRKLTDIARDAGAISLVDAVQAIGQFPVDVHEWGADIVASAGHKWLLGPWGSGYLYVRREVAESLQPHGVGYRGVKEPTGDSMEFEPGAKRFEIGTTSPAPHVALREAIEIAEEVGLEQTEQRISRIATQFADAVPDERLVSPRTPESGLVSFTVDDPESTVEQLKSDGIVIRSLPEPNVVRASFHAFNDESDVESLLDGLDW; this is translated from the coding sequence ATGACTCCTGACGACCTCCGTGCGTCCATCCCCGCACTCGACGATGTCGTCTACCTGAACACCGGCGCACACGGTCCCAGTCCACAGCGCGTCGTCGAGCGAGCGACGCAGTTCCTCGAACACCACGAGTACGTCTCTCCCTCACAGGAAGGCCCATATCCGACAGCTTTCGACGCCTACGAAGACGTACGTGAGGATGTCGCCGCGTTCGTTGGCGCAGAGACCGACGAAATCGCGCTCACCCAGAGTACCCAAGACGGCATCAATCGAATCGCGACGGCCCTCGATTGGTCACCGGGTGACGTCGTCGTCAGAACCGACCTCGAACACCCCGCAGGCATCCTGCCGTGGCGAAATCTCGAACGTCAGGGGGTCGAAGTCCGTGTCGTCGAAAGCGAGGCGGGGCGGCTGGATATCGACCAATACACCGAGGCTGTCCAGGGTGCCGACCTCGTCTGTTTCAGCGCCGTGACGTGGAACTTCGGGACGCGACTCCCCGTTCGTAAACTGACCGACATCGCGCGCGATGCTGGAGCAATTTCGCTCGTCGATGCCGTCCAAGCGATCGGTCAGTTCCCCGTCGATGTCCACGAGTGGGGAGCTGACATCGTCGCCAGCGCCGGCCACAAGTGGCTTCTCGGACCCTGGGGGTCGGGGTATCTTTACGTCCGGCGAGAGGTGGCGGAGTCCCTCCAACCGCACGGCGTCGGCTATCGAGGCGTGAAAGAACCGACCGGCGACAGCATGGAGTTCGAACCCGGTGCCAAGCGCTTCGAAATTGGGACGACGAGTCCAGCACCGCACGTCGCACTTCGTGAGGCCATAGAAATCGCCGAAGAGGTAGGTCTCGAACAGACCGAGCAACGGATTTCTCGAATCGCGACACAGTTCGCCGATGCCGTTCCCGACGAGAGGCTCGTCAGTCCTCGCACTCCCGAATCCGGGTTAGTTTCGTTCACCGTCGACGACCCGGAATCGACCGTCGAGCAACTCAAATCGGATGGCATCGTCATCCGAAGCCTCCCAGAACCAAATGTGGTTCGCGCGTCGTTCCACGCGTTCAACGACGAATCAGACGTCGAATCCCTGCTGGACGGGCTGGACTGGTGA